The genomic stretch ATTCAGACCTGTTTCCCGCTCTATGGACATTAAGGCCCCGATTCGTCTTTTCGCCATATAGCTAGTCGATTTCACAATGGCCTCAATCATCTGTTCATGCTCATTATCCTCTTGACTTGCGGAACGAAACCATTTCCCTCTTCCCAGCTGCTCCAGTGCCCTCCTGAGCTCAGGCTGGAAGATGATAATAATCGCGAGTACCCCCCAAGTCATGGTCTGTTCCATGATGAAACTTAATGTATTCAGTCCAATGATTTCACTGGCAAACCGAACCACCACAATTAATATAATCCCTCTTAAAAGCTGTACAGCTTTTGTTCCTTGAATAATTTGCAATAATTTATAAAAAACCAGCCAGACAAGAAATATATCTGCAATACTGATCACATAATCCAATAAAGAAAAATTTTCTAGAAACGGCATGTCATGTC from Pradoshia eiseniae encodes the following:
- the cdaA gene encoding diadenylate cyclase CdaA, producing the protein MPFLENFSLLDYVISIADIFLVWLVFYKLLQIIQGTKAVQLLRGIILIVVVRFASEIIGLNTLSFIMEQTMTWGVLAIIIIFQPELRRALEQLGRGKWFRSASQEDNEHEQMIEAIVKSTSYMAKRRIGALMSIERETGLNDYIETGIPLESKLTSELLINIFIPNTPLHDGAVILKNNQVAAAACYLPLSESPFVSKELGTRHRAALGISEVTDSITIVVSEETGSVSLTKNGELYRNLSLDELQNMLDSELINNKTTSSNLWNWRSKRNG